A region from the Paraburkholderia youngii genome encodes:
- the hpnH gene encoding adenosyl-hopene transferase HpnH: protein MSIPLLQKVRVGAYIMRQHLSGNKRYPLALMLEPLFRCNLACNGCGKIDYPDPILNQRLSLEECLQAVDECGAPVVSIAGGEPLLHKEMPQIVKGIMARKKFVYLCTNALLMEKKMDDYEPNPYFVWSVHLDGDKEAHDHSVSQEGVYEKAVAAIREAKRRGFRVNINCTLFNDAEPERVAKFFDTLGPMGVDGITVSPGYAYERAPDQQHFLNRDKTKQLFREIFKRGNNGKNWSFSQSAMFLDFLAGNQTYECTPWGNPARTVFGWQKPCYLVGEGYVKTFKELMETTDWDKYGTGNYEKCADCMVHCGFEATAVMDTVAHPLKALKVSMRGPKTTGAFAQDIPLDKQRPAEYVFSRHVEIKLEEITRAGKGKKVETATATH, encoded by the coding sequence TTGTCTATTCCGCTGCTACAGAAAGTCCGCGTCGGCGCATACATCATGCGCCAGCATCTCTCCGGCAACAAACGCTATCCGCTCGCCCTGATGCTGGAGCCGCTGTTTCGCTGCAATCTCGCCTGCAATGGCTGCGGCAAGATCGACTATCCGGATCCGATCCTGAACCAGCGTCTGTCGCTCGAAGAATGCCTTCAGGCAGTCGACGAATGCGGCGCGCCGGTCGTCTCCATCGCCGGTGGCGAGCCGCTGCTGCACAAGGAAATGCCGCAGATCGTCAAGGGCATCATGGCGCGCAAGAAGTTCGTGTATCTGTGCACGAACGCGCTGCTGATGGAAAAGAAGATGGACGACTACGAGCCGAATCCGTACTTCGTGTGGTCGGTTCACCTCGACGGCGACAAGGAAGCGCACGATCACTCGGTGTCGCAGGAAGGGGTGTACGAGAAGGCCGTCGCCGCGATCCGCGAAGCGAAACGCCGCGGCTTCCGCGTGAACATCAATTGCACGCTGTTCAACGACGCAGAGCCGGAGCGTGTGGCGAAGTTCTTCGACACGCTGGGCCCGATGGGCGTCGACGGCATCACGGTGTCGCCGGGTTATGCGTATGAGCGCGCGCCCGATCAGCAGCACTTCCTGAATCGCGACAAGACCAAGCAGCTGTTCCGCGAGATCTTCAAGCGCGGCAACAACGGCAAGAACTGGTCGTTCAGCCAGTCGGCGATGTTCCTCGATTTCCTCGCGGGCAACCAGACCTACGAATGCACGCCGTGGGGCAACCCGGCGCGTACCGTGTTCGGCTGGCAAAAGCCGTGCTATCTGGTCGGCGAAGGCTACGTGAAGACCTTCAAGGAACTGATGGAAACCACGGACTGGGACAAGTACGGCACCGGCAACTACGAGAAGTGCGCCGACTGTATGGTCCACTGCGGCTTCGAAGCGACGGCCGTGATGGACACGGTCGCGCATCCGCTGAAGGCGCTGAAGGTCAGCATGCGCGGTCCGAAGACCACGGGCGCGTTCGCGCAGGACATCCCGCTGGATAAGCAGCGTCCCGCCGAGTACGTGTTCTCGCGTCACGTCGAGATCAAGCTCGAAGAAATCACGCGCGCCGGCAAGGGCAAGAAGGTGGAGACCGCGACGGCCACGCACTGA
- a CDS encoding MlaC/ttg2D family ABC transporter substrate-binding protein, producing the protein MKRHLTAFVAAAVVSTAAFAQSAPDAVVKSAVQGTVTAMKADPQARGGDMAKITQVVQTHFLPATDFQRTTRIAVGKPWATATPEQQKQLYEQFTLLLTRTYAASLSQLRDQEVKFQFAPVSAPAGATDIVVQSHVISTGGDDAIDYRLTKGPSGWKIYDINMMGAWLIQVYQTQFADQIAKGGIDGLIKFLTEHNARGA; encoded by the coding sequence ATGAAACGACATCTGACTGCTTTTGTGGCTGCGGCCGTGGTATCCACGGCGGCGTTTGCGCAGAGCGCACCCGACGCGGTGGTAAAAAGTGCAGTCCAGGGCACGGTGACTGCAATGAAGGCTGACCCGCAGGCGCGCGGCGGCGACATGGCGAAGATCACCCAGGTCGTCCAGACGCACTTCCTGCCCGCCACCGACTTCCAGCGCACCACGCGTATCGCGGTCGGCAAGCCGTGGGCGACCGCGACGCCGGAACAGCAGAAGCAACTGTACGAGCAGTTTACGCTGCTGCTGACGCGTACCTACGCCGCGTCGCTATCGCAATTGCGCGACCAGGAAGTGAAGTTCCAGTTTGCGCCGGTCAGCGCGCCCGCCGGCGCGACCGACATCGTCGTGCAATCACACGTGATCAGCACCGGCGGCGACGATGCAATCGACTACCGGCTCACCAAGGGGCCGTCGGGCTGGAAGATCTACGACATCAACATGATGGGCGCGTGGCTGATCCAGGTGTATCAGACGCAGTTCGCCGATCAGATCGCCAAAGGCGGCATCGACGGGCTGATCAAATTCCTGACCGAGCATAATGCGCGCGGCGCATAA
- the hpnN gene encoding hopanoid transporter HpnN, translated as MLKPYIVRLVAYSVRHPLRIIALSIVLAVLSGIYVAHNFRINTDISRLVETNKQWAAAQNAIDAAFPDRGNTMLVVVEARAPEFADAAANALTAALRADPKEFTSVSQPSGGPFFEHNGLLFPSTDEVMSTTSQLVQSRPLVNQLAHDPSLTGLAGTLTTSLLLPLQLGQVKLSDMSRLLAQSANTLDRVLAGQPAAFSWRALVDKSAATDPARSFVVVQPVVNYDALEPGASASRAIRATAVSLHLQERYGATIRLTGEQPLADEEFASVQDGAVLNGIGTFIVVLIILWLALRSGRMIAAVFITLFVGLAITAALGLLMVGALNMISVAFMVLFVGLGVDFGVQFGVKYREERNRDDRLSAALMHTAHSIGVPLTLAAVAVALSFFSFLPTAYRGVSELGQIAGVGMFVAYFTNMTLLPALLKLFNPPGEVASPGFKQLEPVDDFLDRNRKPVLIGTLLVVIGATPLLAHLRFDFNPLHLKDPHTESMATLLSLKDSPEAAVNNVQALAPSLADADAMAERLRKLPEVGRVNTLSTFVPAEQQQKMMLIASAAQQLLPALQQQPAPQATDAVRVAALKRAANQLSLAAEDHPGAGAAEAQHLSATLQKLAAADAATRERAEVAMSDTLRIALKQLENLLQPTEITQETLPPGITAMWIGKGGHALVDIAPKVLPGVDPNDDQMLARFARAVKQAEPGAIGGPISIIHSANTIIKAFLQAAVYALLSIAVLLWIALRRIGDVLRTLVPLLVSALVTLELCVVFGMPLNFANIIALPLMLGVGVAFKIYFVMAWRHGQTGLLQSSLTHAVLFSAATTATAFGSLWLSHHPGTSSMGRLLALSLFCTLIGAVVFQPVLMGKPRQRRGKQKGI; from the coding sequence ATGCTGAAGCCATACATCGTCCGTCTCGTCGCGTACTCGGTGCGTCATCCGCTCAGGATCATCGCGCTGTCGATCGTGCTCGCTGTCCTGAGCGGCATATACGTCGCGCATAACTTCAGGATCAACACGGACATCAGCCGTCTCGTCGAGACCAACAAGCAATGGGCGGCAGCCCAGAATGCGATCGACGCAGCCTTCCCCGACCGCGGCAACACCATGCTGGTGGTGGTCGAGGCGCGCGCGCCCGAATTCGCCGACGCCGCCGCCAACGCGCTGACCGCCGCGCTCAGGGCCGATCCTAAAGAGTTCACGTCGGTCTCGCAGCCTTCCGGGGGCCCGTTCTTCGAACACAACGGCCTGCTGTTTCCGTCCACTGACGAGGTGATGTCCACCACCTCGCAACTCGTGCAGTCGCGCCCGCTCGTCAATCAGCTTGCGCATGATCCGAGCCTGACCGGTCTAGCCGGCACGCTGACCACGAGCTTGCTGCTGCCGCTGCAACTCGGCCAGGTCAAACTCTCCGACATGAGCCGGCTGCTTGCGCAAAGCGCGAACACGCTCGATCGCGTGCTGGCCGGCCAGCCCGCCGCGTTCTCATGGCGCGCGCTCGTCGATAAGAGCGCCGCCACCGATCCGGCGCGTTCGTTCGTGGTCGTGCAGCCGGTCGTCAACTACGATGCGCTGGAGCCGGGCGCAAGCGCATCGAGAGCAATTCGCGCGACCGCGGTGTCGCTGCATCTGCAGGAGCGCTACGGCGCGACGATCCGCCTGACCGGCGAACAGCCGCTCGCCGACGAGGAGTTCGCGTCGGTGCAGGACGGCGCCGTGCTGAACGGCATCGGCACTTTCATCGTCGTGCTGATCATTCTGTGGCTCGCGCTGCGCTCGGGCCGCATGATCGCGGCCGTGTTCATCACGCTGTTCGTCGGCCTCGCGATCACGGCCGCGCTCGGCCTGTTGATGGTCGGTGCGCTGAACATGATTTCGGTCGCGTTCATGGTGCTGTTCGTCGGGCTCGGCGTCGATTTCGGCGTGCAGTTCGGCGTCAAGTATCGCGAGGAGCGCAACCGCGACGACCGGCTATCGGCCGCGCTGATGCACACCGCGCACAGCATCGGCGTGCCGCTCACGCTCGCGGCCGTGGCAGTCGCGCTGAGCTTCTTCTCGTTCCTGCCGACCGCGTATCGCGGCGTGTCGGAGCTTGGGCAGATTGCGGGCGTCGGCATGTTCGTCGCGTACTTCACCAACATGACGCTGCTGCCGGCGCTGCTGAAGCTTTTCAATCCGCCGGGTGAAGTCGCCTCGCCGGGTTTCAAGCAGCTAGAACCCGTCGACGACTTCCTCGATCGCAATCGCAAGCCCGTGCTGATCGGCACGCTGCTCGTCGTGATCGGCGCGACGCCGCTGCTCGCGCACCTGCGTTTCGACTTCAATCCGCTGCATCTGAAGGACCCGCATACGGAGTCGATGGCGACGTTGCTGTCTTTGAAGGATTCGCCCGAAGCCGCGGTCAACAACGTGCAGGCGCTGGCGCCGTCGCTTGCCGACGCCGATGCGATGGCCGAGCGACTGCGCAAGCTGCCGGAAGTGGGCCGCGTCAACACGCTGAGCACCTTCGTGCCGGCCGAGCAGCAGCAGAAGATGATGCTGATTGCGAGCGCAGCGCAGCAGCTGCTGCCGGCGCTGCAACAGCAGCCCGCGCCGCAGGCCACCGACGCGGTGCGCGTTGCCGCCTTGAAGCGCGCGGCGAATCAGTTGTCGCTTGCCGCCGAGGACCACCCGGGAGCGGGCGCGGCGGAGGCGCAGCATCTATCGGCGACCTTGCAAAAGCTCGCGGCCGCCGACGCCGCCACGCGCGAGCGCGCCGAGGTCGCGATGTCCGACACGCTGCGCATCGCGTTGAAGCAGCTGGAGAACCTTCTGCAGCCGACCGAAATCACTCAGGAGACGCTGCCTCCCGGCATCACCGCGATGTGGATCGGCAAGGGCGGCCACGCGCTCGTCGATATCGCGCCGAAGGTGCTGCCCGGCGTCGATCCGAACGACGACCAGATGCTCGCGCGCTTCGCGCGCGCGGTGAAGCAGGCCGAGCCGGGCGCGATCGGCGGACCGATCTCGATCATCCATTCGGCCAACACGATCATCAAGGCGTTCTTGCAGGCGGCCGTCTATGCGCTGCTGTCGATCGCGGTGCTGCTGTGGATCGCGCTGCGCCGGATCGGCGACGTGCTGCGCACGCTGGTGCCGCTGCTGGTCTCCGCGTTGGTCACGCTCGAGTTGTGCGTGGTGTTCGGGATGCCGCTGAACTTCGCGAACATCATCGCGCTGCCGCTGATGCTCGGCGTCGGTGTCGCGTTCAAGATCTACTTCGTGATGGCGTGGCGCCACGGCCAGACCGGCCTGTTGCAGTCAAGCCTCACGCATGCGGTGCTGTTCAGCGCCGCCACAACGGCCACCGCGTTTGGTAGCCTGTGGCTGTCGCACCATCCGGGCACGTCCAGCATGGGGAGGCTGCTCGCGCTTTCGTTGTTCTGCACGCTGATCGGCGCGGTGGTTTTCCAGCCGGTGCTGATGGGCAAGCCGCGTCAACGTCGCGGGAAGCAAAAAGGAATATAA
- a CDS encoding MlaA family lipoprotein, with the protein MKLRNAALALTAAGLISGCATAPDRKPGDPFEPVNRAIFTFNDGVDRYIAVPVAKGYQKVTPQPLRTAVSNFFSNLGDLTNAANALLQLKITDATEDIMRFAFNSVFGIGGLLDWATPAGLPKHHQDFGLTLGHWGIPSGPYLVLPLFGPSTVRDSMGLVVDVKFNPLNYVEPATRNPLYVLQFVSTRSDLLGATSLLEQAALDKYSFVRDAYVQQRLARLRGTSNNPAPLPEYDDHGDTGPAAAPAAGAPAGGVPNYSDPGDVGETPNGASGAGGATKGAPGALPNYNDPGESAPAPNGASGGATKAPGGDLPNYAAPGDSGAGAMPPAPAVPASSPQ; encoded by the coding sequence ATGAAGCTGCGTAACGCCGCGCTGGCGCTCACCGCCGCGGGTCTCATTTCGGGCTGCGCGACCGCCCCGGACCGCAAGCCGGGCGATCCGTTCGAGCCAGTGAACCGGGCGATCTTCACTTTCAACGACGGAGTCGATCGCTATATCGCCGTGCCGGTCGCGAAGGGCTATCAGAAGGTGACGCCGCAGCCGCTGCGCACCGCCGTCAGCAATTTCTTCTCGAACCTCGGCGATCTCACCAACGCAGCGAACGCGCTGCTGCAACTGAAGATCACCGACGCGACCGAAGACATCATGCGGTTCGCGTTCAACTCGGTGTTTGGGATCGGCGGCCTGCTCGACTGGGCGACGCCGGCCGGCCTGCCCAAGCATCATCAGGACTTCGGTCTGACGCTCGGGCATTGGGGCATTCCGTCAGGTCCGTATCTGGTGCTGCCGCTGTTCGGGCCAAGCACGGTGCGCGACAGCATGGGGCTCGTCGTCGATGTGAAGTTCAATCCGCTGAACTATGTCGAACCGGCGACCCGCAATCCGCTGTACGTGCTGCAGTTCGTCAGCACGCGGTCGGATCTGCTCGGCGCGACCAGCCTTCTGGAGCAGGCTGCGCTCGACAAATACTCGTTCGTGCGTGATGCCTATGTGCAGCAGCGCCTTGCGCGTCTGCGCGGCACGAGCAATAACCCCGCGCCGCTGCCGGAGTACGACGATCACGGCGATACCGGCCCCGCTGCTGCCCCCGCGGCAGGCGCGCCGGCGGGCGGCGTGCCGAATTACTCCGATCCGGGCGATGTGGGCGAAACGCCGAATGGGGCTTCGGGAGCCGGTGGCGCGACCAAGGGCGCGCCCGGCGCGCTGCCGAATTACAACGATCCGGGTGAGTCCGCACCGGCGCCCAATGGGGCTTCTGGCGGCGCGACCAAAGCGCCTGGCGGGGATCTGCCGAACTACGCCGCTCCGGGGGACAGTGGCGCGGGTGCAATGCCGCCTGCGCCTGCTGTGCCGGCGTCGTCCCCGCAATAG
- a CDS encoding acyl-CoA thioesterase has product MNFHTRKWVKPEDLNPNGTLFGGSLLRWIDEEAAIYAISQLDNQRVVTKFMSEINFVSSARQGDIIELGMTATHFGRTSITLRCEVRNKITRKSILTVEKMVFVNLDENGDPAPHGRTRIRYADEQFAHYRANSKPVPQPAPVAAVEEDRGAARSEVESLH; this is encoded by the coding sequence ATGAATTTCCACACAAGAAAATGGGTCAAGCCCGAAGACCTGAATCCCAACGGGACGTTGTTCGGCGGCAGCCTGCTGCGCTGGATCGACGAAGAAGCCGCGATCTACGCGATCTCTCAGCTGGACAACCAGCGGGTCGTGACCAAGTTCATGTCAGAGATCAACTTCGTCAGCTCGGCGCGCCAGGGCGACATCATCGAACTGGGCATGACCGCGACGCATTTCGGCCGCACGTCGATCACGCTGCGCTGCGAAGTGCGCAACAAGATCACGCGCAAGAGCATTCTGACGGTCGAGAAAATGGTGTTCGTCAATCTCGATGAAAACGGCGACCCGGCGCCGCACGGCCGCACGCGTATCCGTTATGCGGACGAGCAGTTCGCTCACTATCGCGCGAACTCCAAGCCGGTGCCGCAACCGGCACCAGTCGCTGCGGTCGAGGAAGATCGGGGCGCGGCGCGCAGCGAGGTCGAGAGCCTGCACTGA
- a CDS encoding DUF3828 domain-containing protein, with product MLTIHQICIQNIPARLTMIKFILRVFASLAVALAFEPGVATAATPGTPEAAVKAFYSWYLQQRGSVYQLTDSRIYNYVAKQTADNLRDDYRHKRLPGGADYFTRVQDRDPQIWLKTMTLHPAIALGETAVIPVTFGLEEKQDLVVFVAKENGHWRITKVEDTTGYQGFHQYDPMD from the coding sequence GTGCTTACGATCCATCAAATCTGCATACAAAATATTCCGGCACGGCTGACAATGATTAAATTTATTTTGCGTGTTTTTGCGTCACTGGCGGTTGCCTTGGCATTTGAGCCGGGTGTCGCCACCGCAGCGACTCCGGGTACACCAGAAGCCGCTGTGAAGGCGTTTTACAGCTGGTATTTGCAGCAGCGGGGCAGCGTTTATCAATTGACGGATAGCCGCATTTACAACTATGTGGCAAAACAAACGGCCGATAATCTGCGGGATGACTATCGTCACAAACGCTTGCCTGGCGGCGCGGACTACTTCACGCGGGTGCAAGACCGCGATCCACAAATATGGCTCAAAACGATGACTTTGCACCCAGCGATCGCGCTCGGCGAGACGGCGGTAATCCCAGTGACGTTCGGCTTAGAGGAAAAGCAGGATCTCGTCGTGTTCGTCGCAAAGGAAAACGGACACTGGCGGATAACCAAGGTAGAGGACACAACCGGCTACCAAGGATTCCACCAGTATGACCCGATGGATTAG
- the tnpB gene encoding IS66 family insertion sequence element accessory protein TnpB (TnpB, as the term is used for proteins encoded by IS66 family insertion elements, is considered an accessory protein, since TnpC, encoded by a neighboring gene, is a DDE family transposase.) has translation MIRIDAIWLATEPVDMRAGVDTLLARAVKVFGSVRPHHAYLFANRHSTRMKVLVYDGLGIWLAARRLNKGRFVWTNGEQAVSVGLSPEQLQALVMGLPWRTLAPDHAITVV, from the coding sequence TTGATTCGCATCGATGCCATCTGGCTCGCGACGGAGCCGGTCGACATGCGCGCCGGTGTCGATACGCTGCTCGCACGCGCGGTCAAGGTGTTCGGGTCAGTGAGGCCCCATCATGCCTACCTGTTTGCCAATCGGCACTCGACTCGAATGAAGGTGCTGGTCTACGATGGCCTGGGCATATGGCTTGCCGCACGGCGGCTGAACAAGGGGCGCTTCGTCTGGACGAACGGCGAGCAGGCGGTGAGCGTGGGGCTGAGCCCTGAACAGCTTCAGGCTCTGGTGATGGGACTGCCGTGGCGCACTCTCGCGCCGGATCACGCGATCACGGTGGTTTGA
- a CDS encoding transposase, producing MIAKSCRPTIMSIQILNGQVYMTDEVEVVQDVVQPTRRRRHSKEFKETVIRAAMQPNVSIAAVALHYRLNANLLRSWVAAREERDAAEAARQELNVSSPEFVPLQMQNGVAAATHIEIEVRRGATAITVRWPLSAASDCATWLQGWLR from the coding sequence TTGATCGCCAAGTCGTGCCGCCCGACGATCATGTCCATTCAAATTTTAAATGGACAGGTGTACATGACGGACGAAGTCGAGGTTGTCCAGGATGTGGTGCAGCCGACACGGCGCCGGCGGCATAGCAAGGAATTCAAGGAGACGGTCATTCGGGCGGCAATGCAGCCGAATGTGTCGATTGCGGCCGTGGCACTGCATTACCGGTTGAACGCCAACCTGCTGCGTAGCTGGGTTGCGGCGCGGGAGGAACGCGATGCCGCTGAAGCGGCCCGACAGGAATTGAATGTCTCGTCGCCGGAATTTGTGCCGCTGCAGATGCAGAATGGTGTTGCAGCGGCGACGCACATCGAGATCGAGGTACGCAGGGGCGCGACGGCGATCACGGTGCGCTGGCCACTGTCGGCCGCGAGCGACTGCGCAACGTGGCTGCAGGGGTGGTTGCGTTGA
- a CDS encoding STM2901 family protein, whose translation MSDNRYSFGIHKNIRAVDLFTYVALDETAKQFGISDLTAAAVVLLGQADIPVSGKLAGATVGTSVASLAARKVLPFRVAVRLPMITSVGLKGVRIAFTRNLGAFVGRMAPVIGEFFLAADAIQIMRRTVTTYNRLVLPEDRLL comes from the coding sequence GTGAGCGATAACCGGTATTCATTCGGCATACACAAAAATATTCGGGCCGTAGATTTGTTCACGTACGTAGCGCTGGACGAAACGGCTAAACAATTCGGGATAAGCGACCTGACAGCCGCCGCAGTGGTACTTTTAGGACAGGCGGATATACCGGTGTCGGGCAAGCTAGCGGGCGCGACTGTGGGAACGTCTGTTGCATCCCTCGCCGCTCGCAAGGTTCTCCCGTTCAGGGTCGCTGTGCGCTTGCCGATGATTACATCGGTCGGGCTGAAAGGAGTTCGGATTGCTTTCACACGGAATCTTGGTGCATTCGTCGGCCGTATGGCCCCAGTAATTGGGGAGTTTTTTCTCGCTGCGGACGCGATACAGATTATGCGTCGCACCGTGACGACCTATAACCGGCTGGTGCTACCCGAGGACAGGCTGCTGTGA
- a CDS encoding DUF1493 family protein, producing the protein MDTDIWERLEAFTREELGRPIFGGPLKLTPSTRLERDLGVTGLDGVDFIDRWALTFNVRADGFPYRRYFGPEGQKLLSTLIGLFSTRHRKPDLVPLTLGMLAEAVRLGTWDTQAIESAIAIRSADK; encoded by the coding sequence ATTGACACGGATATCTGGGAACGCCTTGAGGCTTTCACTCGCGAAGAACTAGGAAGGCCAATCTTTGGTGGCCCACTGAAGTTGACCCCATCTACCAGGCTTGAACGGGACCTGGGGGTAACCGGACTTGATGGTGTCGACTTTATCGACAGGTGGGCTCTCACGTTCAACGTGCGGGCGGACGGCTTTCCATACAGGCGCTACTTCGGCCCGGAAGGGCAAAAGCTCCTTTCAACATTGATCGGTCTTTTCTCAACGCGGCATCGCAAACCGGACCTCGTGCCGCTGACCCTAGGCATGCTGGCAGAAGCCGTGCGACTCGGAACATGGGACACCCAAGCCATTGAATCTGCGATCGCCATCCGAAGCGCTGACAAATAG
- a CDS encoding phosphorylase, whose protein sequence is MSVSMTPSVGTGDSRLPVIVVTGMAFEARIARGDGSERVEVVYAARADLLERALSAAVARGAAGIVSFGTAGGLAPDLEPGTLIVADAVHGPFGRIDTDRQWSERIAAAVTDVRTAEGLAGRVRRGATAAVAAPLITAEDKRGLYESTGALAVDMESHIAGATAAARGLPFAVCRAVVDPAWRTLPPAATAGLRDDGTTALGPILRELLRQPSQLGALLRLAGDARAARTTLVETREALGKGGVLRITGVAG, encoded by the coding sequence ATGTCCGTGTCGATGACGCCGTCCGTCGGAACGGGCGATAGCCGTTTGCCGGTGATCGTCGTGACGGGCATGGCGTTCGAGGCGCGCATCGCGCGTGGCGACGGCAGCGAGCGCGTCGAGGTCGTGTACGCGGCACGGGCCGATCTGCTCGAGCGCGCGCTAAGCGCTGCGGTCGCTCGCGGCGCGGCGGGGATCGTCAGTTTCGGCACGGCGGGCGGACTCGCGCCGGATCTGGAACCGGGGACGCTGATCGTCGCGGATGCGGTGCATGGACCGTTTGGACGCATCGACACGGATCGGCAGTGGTCGGAGCGGATTGCCGCCGCGGTAACTGACGTCAGGACCGCCGAAGGGCTCGCGGGACGTGTGCGCCGTGGCGCGACGGCGGCGGTCGCCGCGCCGCTGATCACCGCTGAAGACAAACGCGGGCTGTACGAATCGACCGGCGCGCTAGCGGTGGACATGGAATCGCACATCGCGGGGGCGACCGCTGCCGCTCGCGGTCTGCCGTTCGCCGTGTGTCGAGCGGTCGTCGATCCGGCCTGGCGCACGCTGCCGCCGGCCGCGACGGCGGGCCTGCGCGACGACGGCACCACCGCGCTCGGGCCGATTTTGCGCGAATTGCTCCGGCAGCCATCGCAACTGGGTGCGCTGCTGCGACTCGCCGGCGATGCGCGCGCCGCGCGGACGACGCTGGTCGAGACGCGGGAGGCGTTGGGGAAGGGCGGCGTGCTGCGGATCACGGGTGTCGCCGGTTGA